A window of Streptomyces profundus genomic DNA:
CCTATGACATGCGGGCGGTCATCGAGGAGCTGGTGGACGACGGCGACTTCCTGGAGATCCACGAGCGCTGGGCCACCAACGTCATCTGTGCCCTGGCCCGGATGGACGGCCAGGTGGTGGGCATCGTGGCCAACCAACCGCAGGCGTTGGCCGGCGTGTTGGACATCCACGCCTCGGAGAAGGCCGCGCGCTTCGTCCAGATGTGTGACGCCTTCAACATCCCGATCATCACCCTGCTCGACGTGCCGGGCTTCCTGCCGGGCGTGGACCAGGAGCACGGCGGGATCATCAGGCACGGCGCCAAGCTGCTGTACGCGTACTGCAACGCCACGGTGCCACGGATCTCGCTGGTGCTGCGCAAGGCGTACGGCGGCGCCTACATCGTGATGGACTCCCAGTCCATCGGCGCCGATCTGGCCCTCGCCTGGCCGAGCAACGAGATCGCGGTGATGGGCGCCGAGGGCGCGGCCAACGTGATCTTCCGCCGGCAGATCGCCGCCGCCGAGGACCCGGACGCGATGCGGGACCGGATGGTCAAGGAGTACAAGGCCGAGCTGATGCATCCGTACTACGCTGCCGAACGTGGCCTGGTGGACGACGTGATCGACCCGACGGAGACGCGCCCCGTCCTGATCCACGCGCTGGACATGCTCCGCACCAAGCACGCCGATCTGCCCGCCCGTAAGCACGGCAACCCGCCCCAGTGACCCGGCACCGTGTGCCGAGTGAGGAAGCCACAGATGACCTCTGAGACGACTGACCCGCGTCTGGTGCGGGTCGAGCGGGGCGCCGCCAGCGCCGAGGAGCTGGCCGCCGTGACCGCGCTGCTGATGGCGAGGGCCGCCAGGAGCGAGGCGCCGAGGCCGGCCCCCGCGCTTCCGAGGACCGCCGGCTGGCGCCGGCTGGAGCGGGTCAGCGCCTATCGGGTGCCGCGCAGCTGGCAGAGCTGACACCACCACCACGCCCACGACGAAGGCCCTCGGCCGATCGGAAGATCGGCCGAGGGCCTTCGTCATGCCGGGGGCGGCCCCAGGGTGCGTCGTTTGGATCTTCGTGGATGGCGAGCGGCTCCCCCAGCCTGGCGGCTGGGAGGTGCCCCCATGATGCGGTGCTCCCCCAGGCCCCTTTGGGCCTGGGAGGTGCCCCCATCAGGCGCCGGATCGCAGCTCGTACTCCCCCAGACTTCGTCCGGGAGGTGCCCCCGGGGTCCCCCCGGACGAAGTCTGGGGGAGTCGCGAGCCCGCGAAGATCCAAACGACGTGCCCTAGTGGGCGAGGGCCTCGAAGTAGCCGGCCAGGGACGGCTCCTGGCCCTTCTCCAGCACGGTGCGACGGGGGTTGGCGGTGTGCGCCGGCACGTCGGGCGATCCGGCCGGGGCCAACTCGGCGGGGGTGAGTGCGGTGGCGTCCACGAGGTGTGCCAGGGTGGTACGCCGTGGATTGGCGATGGAGCGGGTGATCAGCGTGCTCTTCACGGTGTTCAGCCTTGTCATTCCGGGAAGCCTTGTAAAGCTGAGGCTAAGGGCCGGATACCCGACGGAGGTGGGGTGATAGTCGCCCGTGGGGTGTGAGTTTCCTCACGGGACAAGGGGTAAATCGGGCGGATCGGTGCATTCGCCATTGACCGTGGCGCACGTCCCAGGCAAAGCCCTCTCCGGTGCTTCGCGGGAACGTGAGAAGGTCCGGGGTCGATGGTGACGACCTGGTCAAAAGTCCGGTTTCTCCGTGTGATCTGTGCACGCCAGGTGATGTTTCACCTTCACAGCGTCATAGATGTCACAGGAGTATCCCGGGCCCTTGTTGGAGATCGGCCACTGTGCTGGAATTCCACGAAACCACGCGGGTCAGCGGAATTCGTGAGGGCGCACACCGGCGTCACTCACCGGCTGATCACCGTCACGCGCTGGTTGCCCAAACGACCGTTACGGGGCGACGACTGCCCCCGGCTCGATACCGTTTCGCCGCACCCGCGGTGAAACGCCTGGTCCAGAGGTTGCGACGCTAGTGCAGGGACGTTTCAAGAGGGAAGGCAGTGCCGCGGGGGACGCGGAGCGAAGCGGCACGGTAGACCGCGGCTCGGCCACCGGCCCCGCTCCGGACGCCGAAAACACGCGGCCGGCCAAGAGCGCCAAGGAGCAGCCTTCCAGGAAGCGATCGGCCCAGGAGGCCGAGAGCCCCGGCAAGGACGCGCCGCCCGCCCGCCCGATCCACGGCGGCTCGCGCCTCGCCCTGCGCAACTGGCGGATCAGCACGCGCCTGGTCTCCCTGATCGCGCTTCCCGTCGCCGCGGCCACCGTGATGGGCGCGCTGCGTATCGAGACCTCGCTGGGCAACGTCGAGCAGCTTGAGGACATGCAGCTGCTCACCGACATCACCCAGCAGGCGACCCTGCTCGCCGCCGCGCTCCAGGAGGAACGCGACCGCTCGGCCGGCCCGTTGATCAGCGCGGACGACGACTCCAGCGATGACGTGGTCGGGCCTCGGGAGCGCACCGACGAGGCGATGGCCGCCTTCAGTGACGCCCGGCTGCGGATCCGCGGCACCGAGGAGTCGATGCGCGGCGTCGAGGCCACCATCTACGACATCGGTCGCCGGCTCAACGAGCTGAGCGCCGTGCGCAACGCGGCCTACAACGACCCGGAGTACACCGCGCAGACGATCACCCAGTACAACGAGGTGATCGAGGCGCTGCTCAGCCTGTCCCAGGACATGGCGCAGGCCACCAACAACAGCGACATGATCCGCAGCACCCGCGCGCTGGCCGCGTTCTCCTCCGCGAAGGAGCACGCCTCCATCCAGCGCGCCGTGATCACCGCTGGTCTGGCCAGGGGCGAGCTGCCCGGCGAGCAGGCCGAGCTGTCCGAGGCCGACTGGCGGTTCGGCCGCACCCACCAGCTCAGCGAGACGGTCGCCCTCGACAACTTCACCCAGATCTACGGCGACTCCGAGCGGGCCAGGGAACTGCTGCGCCCGCTGGAGGGCGGCATCGTCAACATCGCCGCGGCCAACGACTACGCCCAGCGGGTGTTCTCGGCCGAGGAGGGCATCCGCAGCCAGGAGCGCACCTACCGGGACTGGTACGACCAGGACCGCACCAAGATCGACGCGATGGGCACCATCGAGCGCACCCTGCT
This region includes:
- a CDS encoding acyl-CoA carboxylase subunit epsilon encodes the protein MTSETTDPRLVRVERGAASAEELAAVTALLMARAARSEAPRPAPALPRTAGWRRLERVSAYRVPRSWQS